The proteins below come from a single Asanoa ferruginea genomic window:
- a CDS encoding cob(I)yrinic acid a,c-diamide adenosyltransferase, whose amino-acid sequence MAVHLTRIYTKAGDTGSTRLVNNEEVPKTHPRITAYADVDECNAALGVALALGNLDAEVREVLAQIQNDLFDVGADLGNPVEPEPAYPPLRVTEEYVERLEGWCDEFIERQSKLDSFVLPGGTAGAALLHVARTVARRAERAAWSLIAEDPDRTNTLPAKYLNRLSDLLFILSRTANPDGDVLWVPGGGHKRG is encoded by the coding sequence ATGGCCGTCCACCTCACCCGCATCTACACGAAGGCCGGCGACACCGGCTCGACCCGACTGGTCAACAACGAAGAGGTACCCAAGACCCATCCGCGCATCACCGCGTACGCCGATGTCGACGAATGCAATGCGGCACTCGGTGTGGCGCTCGCGCTCGGCAACCTCGACGCCGAGGTGCGCGAGGTGCTGGCCCAGATCCAGAACGACCTGTTCGACGTCGGAGCAGACCTGGGCAACCCGGTGGAACCAGAGCCGGCATACCCGCCACTGCGGGTGACCGAGGAGTACGTGGAGCGGTTGGAGGGCTGGTGTGACGAGTTCATTGAGCGGCAGTCCAAGCTCGACTCCTTCGTCCTCCCGGGCGGCACCGCGGGAGCCGCGCTGCTGCACGTAGCGCGCACGGTCGCCCGCCGCGCGGAACGCGCTGCCTGGTCGCTGATCGCGGAGGATCCCGACCGAACCAACACGCTCCCGGCAAAGTATCTCAACCGGCTCTCGGACTTGCTGTTCATCCTGTCAAGAACGGCCAATCCCGACGGCGATGTGCTGTGGGTTCCTGGGGGCGGGCACAAGCGAGGGTAA